Within Oryzias melastigma strain HK-1 unplaced genomic scaffold, ASM292280v2 sc00848, whole genome shotgun sequence, the genomic segment atatattttcaaacttttgtggTGCTTCATAGTCAGAAATTCATGAATTTAACTTTCTAAAATCAAAACAGAGCTAGTTAACTGTATTTCTTGAACCATGAGGCATGCTTAAAACACGAGAATTTGTCCAAATTTAGTTCTTGATTACTGACCCACTATGGCTACTGTAATTTGAAGGGCCGCAGGGTGATaagttatttgactttttttttacttttcttttttttttttaactttgctttacagttacttttatttttttgtatttttcttttaccggTGAGCCACATTGAAGTGGTAGAAGAGCcagatgtggctctggagccacaggttgcaaaTCCCTATGCAAAGGTGGTGATGGTGCAttgtaaacaatatttttaaggtTGATTTGAATGAATTTGTAATGAATTTTATCCCCCGCCACCACACCCACTACAGCcatcatacacacacacacagcttttacaataaaatctaGTATTTAGCTTGTTATTAttgatttacttttgttgtttttttctttcttcagaagAGATGAGCTCTCAAGTCAGACTGAGACTTCTCCCGAGTGCCAGGTGTTTGTTCGATGAGCCCATTCAGGTAAAAGTGTCACATCTGAGATCCAGACAGGTGATCACCATTAAAGCCAGCTCGACTGATGAAAAAGGAGTTCTGTTCAGCTCTTCAGCCACTTACAGGGCTGATGGCAATGGAGACATTGACCTGGTCAGAGACGCCTCACTCAGCGGGAGCTACGTTGGAGTTGAACCCATGGGTCTACTGAGGACACTGAAACCAAACACTctgaacacatatttttataagAACAAAGCACTAGAGCCTCACATGGTGAAACTTACTGTGCATGACGATGAAGAACAGGACCGGATGCTGGCAGAGGTGACCAATGAGAGGTTTTTGATGGCAGACGGGGTCAGGCGAGTTTCTGTGAAAGAAGGGAACTTTCATGGAGTTCTCTTTACTCCCCCAGGTAGGTGAAGTTCTCAGTTACAGTGTGACGCTTCATGAATACTTTCACAATTGCTCTACTCACAATAAATTAGCTGAATTGTGACAAACTTAGTGGGTGTCGTAAACACAGTCTTTGTTTCAATTTACAGATTATCAGGATAGGGATGTATCTCTATTGTGGTAATAGACACCTCATTTAGTGTTTTCCACACAACGGTCTCAGTGTGTACAGTGTGCTTTACTTATTGGGACGCAAACCCAAAaattccaaaagaaaaacattttaatgttgcaTCAATGTCAACATTCTGTACTGTAGATCTTAAAAGTGTGTCGCTGTAGCTTTATGAttgtggtgtttctgtgttaTACAAGACGCCAGAATAAACGTGGTAGACTGAAAACTGGACTCAGAAAACTGGTGTCAGAAGGAACTTTGTGAGAAGACAGGAAAGACAGAAGCAATCCCTTGGTCAAAGAACCAGGATGTCGTCCAAAATGTGGGGATTAGACAAGGCAGCAAGTGGGAACCAGCCACTGTGATAAATAAACACAGCCTGCCAAGATCCTACATGGTCAAAACTCAAGTGGACAAGTGTACAGGAGGAACCGCAGACATTTGCTCCAAACTTAAGAGACTTCATTTCCAGAGACA encodes:
- the LOC112138801 gene encoding acyl-coenzyme A thioesterase 1, translating into MSSQVRLRLLPSARCLFDEPIQVKVSHLRSRQVITIKASSTDEKGVLFSSSATYRADGNGDIDLVRDASLSGSYVGVEPMGLLRTLKPNTLNTYFYKNKALEPHMVKLTVHDDEEQDRMLAEVTNERFLMADGVRRVSVKEGNFHGVLFTPPDARINVVD